In the genome of Coregonus clupeaformis isolate EN_2021a chromosome 1, ASM2061545v1, whole genome shotgun sequence, one region contains:
- the mylpfb gene encoding myosin light chain, phosphorylatable, fast skeletal muscle b encodes MAPKKAKRKQQQGEGGSSNVFSMFEQSQIQEYKEAFTIIDQNRDGIISKDDLRDVLATMGQLNVKNEELEAMIKEASGPINFTVFLTMFGEKLKGADPEDVIVSAFKVLDPEATGFIKKEFIEELLTTQCDRFTAEEMTNLWAAFPPDVAGNVDYKQICYVITHGEEKEDE; translated from the exons GCACCCAAGAAGGCCAAGAGGAAGCAGCAGCAGGGAGAGGGTGGATCCTCTAATGTGTTCTCCATGTTTGAGCAAAGCCAGATCCAGGAGTACAAGGAG GCTTTCACAATCATTGACCAGAACAGAGATGGCATCATCAGCAAGGATGATCTTAGGGACGTGCTGGCCACTATGGGTCAACTGAACGTGAAGAATGAGGAGTTGGAAGCCATGATCAAGGAGGCCAGCGGTCCCATCAACTTCACCGTCTTCCTCACCATGTTTGGCGAGAAGCTGAAGG GTGCTGATCCCGAGGATGTTATCGTGAGCGCTTTCAAGGTCCTGGACCCCGAGGCTACCGGCTTCATCAAGAAGGAATT cATTGAGGAGCTCCTGACCACCCAGTGTGACAGGTTCACTGCTGAGGAG ATGACCAACCTGTGGGCTGCCTTTCCCCCAGATGTGGCTGGCAACGTAGACTATAAACAGATCTGCTACGTCATCACACacggagaggagaaggaggatgagTAA
- the pgap3 gene encoding post-GPI attachment to proteins factor 3 — translation MRLLSLPRADSTTMASPLPPCTAVRYSALAIVALLLLSATAVKASQGDKEPVYQGCVTQCVRTNCTGARLRGFQSTQPPYMALTGWTCRDDCRYQCMWQTVGLYQAEGYSIPQFHGKWPFARFLCFEEPASALASLLNGLACLLMLLRYRSSVPRQSPMYYTITAFSLVSLNAWFWSTVFHTRDTYLTEKMDYFCASAVILYSIYLCCVRTLGLKKPGVSSMVGVLLILAFTSHVSYLTFVSFDYGYNMAANATIGIVNLLWWLCWCWQNRRTLPYWWKCGLVVVLLHGLALLELLDFPPLFWVLDAHAVWHLSTVPVHFLFYSFLIDDSLHLLNTEKTGVKLE, via the exons ATGCGGCTACTGTCGCTACCCCGTGCCGACTCTACGACCATGGCCTCGCCACTGCCCCCCTGCACAGCTGTCAGATACTCTGCCCTGGCAATCGTCGCTCTTCTCCTGCTCTCGGCGACTGCTGTGAAGGCCTCCCAAGGCGACAAGGAGCCAGTTTACCAAGGCTGTGTCACGCAATGTGTTCGGACCAACTGCACCGGAGCTCGGCTCAGAGGTTTTCAGTCTACACAGCCGCCTTACATGGCGCTGACAG GCTGGACGTGTCGTGATGACTGCCGGTACCAGTGCATGTGGCAAACGGTGGGACTGTACCAGGCTGAAGGCTACAGCATCCCACAGTTCCATGGAAAG TGGCCATTTGCTCGGTTCCTGTGCTTCGAGGAGCCGGCGTCTGCTCTGGCCTCTCTGCTCAACGGCCTGGCCTGCCTTCTGATGCTGCTGCGCTACCGCAGCTCTGTCCCACGCCAGAGCCCCATGTACTACACCATCACCGCCTTCTCTCTG GTTTCTCTCAATGCTTGGTTCTGGTCCACAGTGTTCCACACTCGGGACACCTATCTCACTGAG aaaatggactacttctgCGCATCTGCTGTCATCCTCTACTCTATCTACCTATGCTGTGTGAG GACGTTGGGGCTGAAGAAGCCGGGGGTGTCCAGCATGGTAGGGGTCCTGCTCATCCTGGCCTTCACCTCCCACGTGTCTTACCTGACCTTCGTTAGCTTCGACTACGGTTACAACATGGCTGCCAACGCCACCATAG GCATAGTGAACCTGCTGTGGTGGCTGTGCTGGTGCTGGCAGAACCGGCGTACACTGCCCTACTGGTGGAAGTGTGGCTTGGTGGTGGTGCTGCTCCATGGCCTGGCCCTGCTGGAGCTGCTTGACTTCCCGCCACTGTTTTGGGTCCTGGATGCCCATGCAGTCTGGCACCTCAGCACTGTGCCGGTGCACTTCCTCTTTTACAG TTTCTTGATAGACGACAGTCTCCATCTACTCAACACAGAGAAGACTGGTGTGAAACTGGAGTAG